Proteins encoded within one genomic window of Brassica rapa cultivar Chiifu-401-42 chromosome A09, CAAS_Brap_v3.01, whole genome shotgun sequence:
- the LOC103841584 gene encoding L-2-hydroxyglutarate dehydrogenase, mitochondrial-like: MHLFVAETGSVESRCEGVVAELELIPNLVVNSAGLGAQALAKRFHGLGHRFIPSSHYARGCYFTLSGAKSPPFDKLVYPIPEEGGLGVHVTVDLNGLVKFGPDVEWIECRNDTSSFLNKFDYGVNPQRAERFYPEIRKYYPKMDRWNLVAQASVPRLPDRDRRQQTLSYRERRLMEFLVL; the protein is encoded by the exons ATGCATTTGTTTGTTGCTGAAACTGGATCGGTTGAGTCTCGGTGTGAGGGAGTAGTAGCTGAGCTTGAGCTGATACCTAACCTCGTTGTTAACTCCGCGGGGTTAGGTGCTCAAGCTCTGGCAAAGAGATTCCATGGGTTAGGTCATCGGTTCATTCCTTCGTCTCACTATGCTCGTGGATGCTACTTTACGCTGTCCGGTGCTAAGTCTCCTCCTTTTGATAAACTTGTGTATCCTATACCTGAGGAAGGAGGTCTTGGTGTTCATGTCACTGTTGATTTGAATGGGCTTGTGAAGTTTGGTCCTGATGTTGAGTGGATTGAATGCAGAAACGACACATCAAGCTTCCTCAACAA ATTTGACTATGGTGTAAATCCACAACGAGCTGAGAGATTCTACCCAGAGATCAGAAAGTACTACCCGAAGATGGATCGTTGGAACCTGGTTGCTCAGGCATCCGTCCCAAGATTACCGGACCGGGACAGAAGGCAGCAGACTTTATCATACAG GGAGAGGAGACTCATGGAGTTCCTGGTCTTGTGA
- the LOC103841583 gene encoding ABSCISIC ACID-INSENSITIVE 5-like protein 2 encodes MDSQREPRSHQSLNRQGSLYSLTLDEVQTHLGSSGKALGSMNLDELLKSVCSVETNQPPSMAVNEGLSRQGSLTLPRDLSKKTVEEVWKDIQQDKNGGGSGHERRDKQPTLGEMTLEDLLLKAGVVTETVPGSNHGNGSAGMEQNIPQVAPWVQYHQLPSMPQPQSFMPYPVADMQAMVSQSSLMGGLSDTQTPGRKRVASGEVVEKTVERKQKRMIKNRESAARSRARKQAYTHELEIKVSRLEEENERLRRQKEVEKILPSAPPPLDPKRQLRRTSSASF; translated from the exons ATGGATTCTCAGAGGGAACCTAGATCTCATCAGTCTTTGAATAGGCAAGGCTCTCTCTATAGCTTAACACTCGACGAGGTCCAAACCCACTTGGGGAGTTCTGGTAAAGCGCTTGGAAGCATGAATCTTGACGAGCTTCTCAAGAGTGTTTGTTCTGTTGAAACTAATCAGCCACCGTCCATGGCTGTCAATGAAGGTCTCTCTCGTCAGGGGAGTTTGACTTTACCGCGGGATCTAAGCAAAAAGACAGTTGAAGAGGTCTGGAAAGACATTCAGCAGGACAAGAATGGAGGTGGTAGTGGTCATGAGAGGAGAGATAAGCAGCCTACCTTAGGTGAAATGACGCTTGAGGACTTGTTATTGAAAGCAGGAGTGGTGACCGAGACAGTTCCTGGTTCGAACCATGGGAATGGTAGTGCTGGTATGGAGCAAAACATACCTCAGGTTGCCCCATGGGTTCAGTATCATCAGCTGCCGTCAATGCCACAGCCTCAATCATTCATGCCGTATCCGGTTGCAGACATGCAAGCAATGGTGTCTCAGTCTTCTTTGATGGGTGGTTTATCAGATACGCAAACTCCAGGGAGGAAGAGGGTAGCTTCAGGAGAAGTTGTGGAGAAGACTGTAGAGAGGAAACAGAAGAGGATGATTAAGAACAGAGAGTCTGCAGCTCGTTCTCGAGCTAGGAAACAG GCTTACACTCATGAGCTAGAAATCAAAGTTTCACGgttagaagaagaaaacgaaAGACTCAGGAGGCAAAAG GAGGTAGAGAAGATCCTCCCAAGTGCACCACCACCACTTGATCCCAAGAGGCAGCTGAGGAGGACAAGCTCAGCTTCTTTCTGA
- the LOC103841585 gene encoding UBP1-associated protein 2A produces MTKKRKLEAQLSEASEPSEKQIAINNEVKQEVEYEEVEEEHEDDDDNDEEEENDNRMVVAATSGSGNLDDDDDEPIQDLLEPFSKEQLLNLLKEAAEKHHDVANRIREVADEDPVHRKIFVHGLGWDTKTETLIEAFKEYGEIEDCKAVFDKVSGKSKGYGFILFKSRSGARNALKQPQKKIGSRMTACQLASKGPVFGGNNPVAAAGASIAPAQHSNSEHTQKKIYVSNVGAELDPQKLLAFFSKFGEIEEGPLGLDKYTGRPKGFCLFVYKSAESAKKALEEPHKSFEGHILHCQKAIDGPKPGKPQQFNNNPRFQRNDNSGGYGTPAGHGHLMAGNQAGMGAPVQAMNPAIGQALTALLASQGGLAFNPAIGQALLGSLGAAGGVNPGAGVGMPTGYGTQPMTPGSIPGYGGQPGLQGGYQTPPPGQGGAGRGQHGVGHYSSYMGQ; encoded by the coding sequence ATGACTAAGAAGAGAAAGCTCGAAGCGCAGCTCAGCGAGGCTTCTGAGCCGTCGGAGAAGCAGATCGCAATTAACAATGAGGTTAAACAAGAAGTTGAATACGAGGAAGTAGAGGAAGAGCACGAAGATGACGACGATAATGATGAGGAGGAGGAAAACGATAATCGCATGGTGGTGGCGGCGACGTCTGGATCTGGGAATCTAGATGACGACGACGATGAGCCGATTCAAGATCTGTTGGAGCCGTTTTCGAAGGAACAGCTGCTGAATCTTCTCAAAGAAGCTGCGGAGAAGCATCACGATGTGGCTAATCGAATCCGCGAAGTGGCTGACGAGGATCCCGTTCATCGGAAGATCTTCGTGCACGGACTTGGATGGGACACCAAAACCGAGACGCTGATCGAAGCTTTCAAGGAGTACGGAGAGATCGAAGATTGCAAGGCTGTGTTTGATAAGGTCTCGGGGAAATCTAAAGGATATGGCTTTATTCTGTTTAAGTCTAGATCAGGTGCTCGCAACGCGTTGAAGCAGCCTCAGAAGAAGATTGGGAGTCGTATGACTGCGTGTCAGTTAGCTTCTAAAGGACCAGTCTTTGGAGGAAACAACCCTGTGGCTGCTGCAGGTGCCTCTATTGCTCCTGCTCAGCATTCGAACTCTGAGCACACGCAGAAGAAGATCTATGTTAGTAACGTTGGAGCAGAGCTGGATCCGCAGAAGCTGCTAGCGTTTTTCTCGAAGTTTGGGGAGATTGAGGAAGGTCCTTTGGGTCTTGATAAGTATACTGGGAGACCTAAGGGCTTCTGTCTGTTTGTGTATAAGTCAGCTGAAAGCGCCAAGAAGGCCTTAGAGGAGCCACACAAGAGCTTTGAGGGCCACATCTTGCACTGCCAGAAGGCTATCGATGGTCCTAAACCTGGCAAGCCGCAACAGTTTAACAACAATCCTCGTTTCCAGAGGAATGATAACAGTGGTGGTTACGGTACTCCTGCTGGTCATGGACATCTCATGGCTGGTAACCAAGCCGGGATGGGTGCTCCTGTTCAAGCGATGAACCCAGCTATTGGGCAGGCCTTGACAGCTTTGTTAGCATCGCAGGGAGGTTTGGCGTTTAACCCAGCTATTGGGCAGGCTTTGTTGGGTTCTCTGGGGGCAGCTGGAGGTGTAAACCCAGGGGCTGGAGTTGGAATGCCAACTGGTTATGGAACTCAACCTATGACACCTGGGAGTATTCCTGGGTACGGTGGACAACCTGGGTTGCAAGGTGGCTATCAGACCCCTCCTCCTGGTCAGGGTGGTGCAGGAAGAGGACAACATGGTGTCGGGCATTACTCTTCTTACATGGGCCAGTAG
- the LOC103841586 gene encoding uncharacterized protein LOC103841586, whose translation MVEVRSSTHLNSQLHYIRATKDGSIKIVANAVANGKSKLKFRPLVDVYNRGNTEDEVPISRVVRELENDSEMTQGSEVDAKTDTEGFDMTLHKVRKQCREKKRKLGNRGDTETVAQVKVKQEYSTLHTEDEECEVEEPLSRWNTKFSKRRKKKQECKSKCGSTSSPSAKEVDLPVFCDVKLEASWDELVTVDVNVENQTEDEGCDVEEPLSSWNTKRSKKKQKLKTKCGSTSTPSVEKIDLPVLCDVKPEASWDDSYLVPEAMDIIPTNPLLDFDKEPESTSNKELVEEIMHDLPKDARLVLHGSPEPNSPGIVAIEEPITTKTVDKTVEDASEEFIEARKAPCCLVGNFALENVLCGSASREEDELETTGYVKNFSYSNTSSVTEEVKEDEESNVSKLNVDMITTGLEIMKIDAPKKLASLDMTIIGSEIVKDDAPQMLATDISDSLTIDYGVRNTELVWEDEDIANDELHEATDILPLTSCNDLMNNLHSAPDDSTVSLEEDHLPERLQQSSSSGNVVDEAGDNKSSQLFQAPTDEAKTAEESDSIQQQELHSQPEKLLSGRKTLSPTSQAKLCKAMEHSDSSSQMCKKSKGKLYFSSHNSHRILKAHGLDSIDRVEVVPNPKQAIRKAKINTRQTQYQRATNKFSRRETRAAKTQPFSTGRTSLQGCTEKAIAFSQGQMRDFQYITAKLTKELKSMRQITKRCLLAESNPSIMPECNLDEVKTLIGKAEKTEESSKKWLSMIERDCNRFCKLMGMVKEDSLATENIIVQKKKKIKFADDAGGDLCHVKVFEIDLESES comes from the exons ATGGTGGAGGTCAGGAGCAGCACCCATTTGAATTCCCAGTTGCATTATATCCGGGCCACTAAAGACGGATCGATCAAAATAGTGGCGAATGCGGTTGCAAATGGGAAATCAAAGCTCAAGTTTAGACCTTTGGTTGATGTGTACAACCGGGGAAACACTGAAGATGAAGTGCCGATCTCGAGAGTGGTCAGGGAGTTGGAGAATGACTCTGAGATGACACAGGGTTCTGAGGTGGATGCCAAAACTGATACAGAAGGTTTTGATATGACGCTGCACAAGGTTCGGAAACAGTGcagagaaaagaaaaggaaacttgGAAACCGCGGAGATACTGAGACAGTTGCGCAGGTTAAAGTTAAACAAGAGTACTCTACGCTTCATACTGAAGACGAAGAATGTGAAGTTGAGGAGCCTCTTAGCCGCTGGAATACGAAATTCtccaagagaagaaagaagaagcaagaGTGTAAATCAAAGTGTGGTTCTACTTCCTCTCCATCTGCGAAGGAAGTTGATTTGCCTGTGTTCTGTGATGTCAAGCTTGAGGCTTCCTGGGATGAACTTGTGACTGTGGATGTGAATGTGGAGAATCAAACTGAAGATGAAGGATGTGATGTTGAAGAGCCTCTTAGCAGTTGGAATACGAAGAGAAGTAAGAAGAAGCAAAAGCTTAAAACAAAGTGTGGTTCTACTTCAACTCCATCTGTAGAGAAAATTGATTTGCCTGTGTTATGTGATGTCAAGCCTGAGGCTTCTTGGGATGACAGCTATTTGGTTCCTGAAGCCATGGATATCATTCCCACTAATCCTTTACTTGATTTTGATAAAGAGCCAGAATCTACTTCAAATAAGGAGCTGGTGGAAGAGATTATGCATGATTTGCCCAAGGACGCAAGACTGGTTCTACATGGCAGTCCAGAGCCAAATTCTCCTGGAATTGTTGCCATTGAAGAGCCCATAACTACAAAAACGGTTGACAAAACTGTTGAAGATGCATCAGAAGAGTTCATCGAAGCAAGGAAAGCTCCATGCTGTCTTGTTGGTAACTTTGCTCTTGAGAACGTTTTGTGCGGTAGTGCGtctagagaagaagatgaattgGAGACCACTGGCTATGTCAAGAACTTCAGCTATTCCAATACAAGCTCGGTGACCGAAGAAGTTAAAGAGGATGAGGAAAGCAATGTATCAAAGCTTAACGTAGACATGATCACAACTGGTTTGGAGATTATGAAGATAGACGCTCCAAAAAAACTTGCTAGCTTAGACATGACCATAATTGGTTCGGAGATTGTGAAGGATGATGCTCCACAAATGCTTGCTACTGATATCTCAGATTCGCTCACCATAGATTATGGGGTAAGAAACACCGAGCTTGTATGGGAAGACGAAGACATTGCTAATGATGAGCTACATGAAGCAACTGATATTCTCCCGTTGACCAGCTGCAATGATTTAATGAATAATTTGCATTCAGCTCCTGATGACAGCACAGTTTCATTAGAAGAAGATCATCTGCCAGAAAGATTACAACAATCTTCATCCTCAGGGAACGTAGTAGATGAAGCTGGGGACAACAAATCATCACAACTCTTTCAAGCACCAACTGATGAGGCTAAAACAGCTGAAGAAAGTGACAGTATCCAGCAACAAGAGCTACACTCTCAACCTGAAAAACTACTCTcagggagaaag ACTTTATCTCCCACCTCTCAAGCAAAACTTTGCAAAGCAATGGAGCACTCCGATTCATCTTCTCAGATGTGTAAAA AATCCAAAGGGAAACTCTACTTCAGTAGCCACAACTCACATAGGATACTTAAGGCGCATGGGCTGGACAGTATCGACCGAGTGGAAGTTGTTCCAAATCCAAAGCAAGCCATTCGAAAAGCAAAAATTAACACTCGGCAAACGCAGTATCAAAGAGCCACAAACAAGTTTTCCCGTCGAGAGACTCGAGCAGCAAAAACACAGCCTTTTAGCACTGGACGCACCTCGTTACAAGGATGTACAGAGAAAGCTATTGCCTTCTCTCAAGGGCAAATGCGTGATTTCCAATATATCACAGCTAAGCTCACAAAAGAGCTAAAATCGATGAGACAAATCACAAAGAGATGTCTCCTTGCTGAAAGCAACCCCTCCATCATGCCTgagtgtaacttggatgag GTGAAAACTTTGATTGGAAAAGCAGAGAAAACTGAAGAGAGTAGCAAGAAATGGCTTTCGATGATTGAACGGGACTGTAATCGGTTTTGCAAACTTATG GGTATGGTCAAGGAAGACTCTCTAGCTACTGAAAATATTATTGttcagaagaaaaagaagattaaGTTTGCAGATGATGCAGGAGGAGATCTTTGCCATGTCAAGGTTTTTGAAATTGATTTGGAATCTGAATCATAA